One part of the Natrinema salinisoli genome encodes these proteins:
- a CDS encoding DUF7344 domain-containing protein — MVTLDKIFGLLKDERRRYVLYYLYEQDGPVAIRDVVETIENWEDDPPPEDSSLDKFERISLDIKYNHIPKSDEVQFIQYDSEQSVIQIQGSPPEFDTLVTIARLIEEPSS, encoded by the coding sequence ATGGTAACATTAGACAAAATATTTGGATTGCTAAAGGATGAACGCCGCCGGTACGTGCTGTATTATCTTTATGAGCAAGACGGTCCAGTAGCTATTAGAGACGTAGTTGAAACCATTGAGAACTGGGAAGACGATCCACCTCCAGAAGACAGTTCACTTGATAAATTTGAGAGGATATCTCTTGATATAAAATATAATCATATTCCTAAGTCTGACGAGGTTCAATTCATTCAATACGATTCCGAACAATCCGTTATCCAAATTCAAGGGTCGCCGCCAGAGTTCGACACACTTGTGACAATAGCGAGGCTGATTGAAGAACCGTCGAGTTGA
- a CDS encoding ATP-binding protein codes for MGEYLRVTPTSERLDPERIPRVLESLHKLITPGSSSLGATLNPLHSETPPRFEFLAMSDGPDDPVEFFYGADAHLDTLEKRLRSIYPATFDIERVDVDIATRLIQPVEFTLQEFVEHYEAGRLQYEFGPAEQYELVDEESADSESAEADPVVDGGTASTTVPDHHVPVGDSALELAPPDALPDDEEEQRAIEKPTMTPAGTILARPAKDTVSPLGVRWCGSATRKRDWMTSLTPFSAEETNGDLSSVDQAGAALASLIDHLMEATAPTAFQVVFQRRSSWQSDAEVRKEDLVDGRDTFFQEVVGSLLEVEDQRSDQDERQISESVEKRIEYIDTKNAKRSFTVNIRAVGVPTDDTRDDLDARMESLLPVFDPLDGPFYEVQGKRLRDSGFREKTKMKNAQAALQRLLDRELTTGRGKTRPELVLCGTELANFVLVPSSEQLTVEGTRGTRAEQQSRNPLPWPNPDLIQQFQDGMAIGYALDENGEPRPDPIRIPPDLLTTHYGRFASTGGGKSKAIINDALSLRETTGGPVVIVDPKGDGMCENYLRCHYERFGGLDDVYQFRVPEAIPAFSFFDIRPALEAGRNREDAIQDKVDHFHDIMRMVMGREQYGQAFVANEILSYLIKSLFDEEYGSDAFSLDDLFTAALQMQRERTVPPVSAENQNVEESLTRHFAKDDHQFQVSMDAVGNRLDKLREDAHLRRIFSHVPEQNDAGEYVDNCFDFREFLDEDATIIFDLGDLRPEAQRALTLLLLSNLWDAVQVRRRDGQTDYEKLTNLIIEEAAPVASTKLVSEQLLPQGRSFGLSMGLVMQFPEQVRNRNERAYDEVLNNIKTKLIGNISIERDLAESLAHEDLSPTELRNRINTLPSGEWIAQLPSPSFGETGPPPFSLKPLPIAAGHPESDQPLTEPQEEHFESVSQPRMAERTQAQYGLTETTESNTAPEETGWGSTGAETTGSAAEGDSGTNPTQSAFISESTAEDALTSTTQPETDSDPDADETAMNPLFGQATETDENPTGDQAAQRENGATPVQESSVPVPDDELRQRGLSRDDVRFLNRILDVMNREDDEYTLLDRMSQLRDEYDDLHIERLTEQGLLEAESAAGRKYYTVLPDGRDLLGRELKAGPGAGDLGEKTPHKVGVRLLELWLHQRDDVVRVEPYYETDDGTVLDVAGFDEDGDPVWAGEAELASNNRHAPVEDYDKLSAVDGDAIWAFNNRETALDVLDSLADADRIDERVSGRAARSFATIRDAVDDFGAAGLTTVQGFKNLDQVLNQ; via the coding sequence ATGGGTGAATACCTTCGCGTGACGCCGACCTCCGAGCGACTCGATCCGGAGCGTATCCCTCGAGTCCTCGAGAGTCTCCACAAACTAATCACGCCCGGATCGTCGAGTCTCGGGGCGACACTGAATCCGCTCCACAGTGAGACACCGCCGCGGTTCGAGTTCCTCGCGATGAGTGACGGCCCAGACGATCCGGTGGAGTTCTTCTACGGGGCCGATGCGCACCTTGATACGCTCGAGAAGCGCCTCCGTTCCATCTACCCAGCAACGTTCGATATCGAACGCGTCGACGTCGACATCGCCACCCGACTCATTCAGCCGGTCGAGTTCACATTGCAGGAATTCGTCGAACACTACGAGGCCGGGCGGCTGCAGTACGAATTCGGCCCGGCGGAACAGTACGAGCTCGTCGACGAGGAATCAGCGGACTCCGAGTCAGCCGAAGCAGATCCTGTTGTCGACGGCGGTACGGCATCCACGACAGTCCCAGATCATCACGTTCCAGTCGGGGACTCGGCTCTCGAGCTAGCGCCGCCTGATGCACTTCCAGACGACGAAGAGGAGCAACGGGCAATCGAGAAGCCGACGATGACACCGGCGGGAACAATTCTGGCTCGCCCGGCGAAAGATACCGTCTCCCCACTTGGTGTCCGGTGGTGTGGATCGGCGACGCGAAAGCGGGACTGGATGACCTCGTTGACGCCGTTCTCAGCGGAGGAAACGAACGGGGATCTCTCGTCCGTCGACCAAGCCGGCGCAGCGCTCGCGTCACTCATCGATCACCTGATGGAAGCAACAGCGCCGACCGCGTTCCAGGTCGTCTTCCAACGCCGATCCAGCTGGCAGTCAGACGCGGAGGTGCGGAAAGAAGACCTCGTCGACGGCCGAGATACGTTCTTCCAAGAGGTAGTCGGATCGTTGCTCGAGGTCGAAGACCAACGGAGCGACCAAGACGAACGGCAGATCAGCGAATCCGTCGAGAAACGGATCGAGTACATCGACACGAAGAACGCCAAACGGTCGTTCACGGTCAATATCCGCGCTGTCGGCGTCCCCACCGACGACACCCGCGACGACCTCGATGCCCGAATGGAGTCACTGCTTCCAGTGTTCGATCCGCTTGATGGACCGTTCTACGAGGTCCAGGGGAAACGCCTCCGTGACAGTGGCTTCCGTGAGAAAACGAAGATGAAAAACGCACAGGCCGCCCTGCAGCGTCTCCTCGACCGCGAACTGACGACCGGACGAGGAAAGACACGGCCCGAGCTAGTTCTCTGTGGGACAGAGCTGGCGAACTTCGTGTTGGTTCCCTCTTCCGAACAGTTGACGGTCGAGGGGACACGGGGCACTCGAGCCGAACAGCAGAGCAGGAATCCGTTGCCGTGGCCGAATCCAGACCTGATTCAGCAGTTCCAAGACGGGATGGCCATCGGGTATGCCCTCGACGAGAACGGCGAGCCGCGACCGGATCCGATCCGTATTCCGCCGGATCTGTTGACAACGCACTACGGCCGTTTCGCGTCGACTGGCGGTGGAAAGTCGAAAGCTATCATCAACGATGCACTGTCTCTCCGGGAGACGACCGGTGGACCCGTCGTAATCGTTGATCCGAAAGGCGATGGGATGTGCGAGAACTACCTTCGCTGCCATTACGAGCGGTTCGGGGGCCTAGACGACGTCTACCAGTTCCGTGTTCCGGAAGCCATTCCTGCGTTCTCCTTTTTTGACATTCGTCCCGCGCTGGAAGCCGGGCGCAACCGCGAGGACGCGATTCAGGATAAGGTCGACCACTTCCACGACATCATGCGGATGGTCATGGGCCGCGAGCAGTACGGCCAGGCGTTCGTCGCGAACGAGATCCTCAGTTACCTCATTAAGTCTCTCTTCGACGAGGAGTACGGGAGCGACGCCTTCAGCCTCGATGATCTCTTCACGGCTGCACTCCAGATGCAACGTGAGCGAACAGTACCTCCGGTCTCTGCAGAGAACCAGAACGTCGAAGAGTCGCTCACGCGCCACTTCGCGAAGGACGACCACCAGTTCCAGGTATCGATGGATGCCGTCGGGAACCGTCTCGATAAACTCAGAGAGGACGCGCATCTGCGACGGATCTTCAGTCACGTTCCCGAGCAGAACGACGCCGGCGAGTATGTCGACAACTGCTTCGACTTCCGCGAGTTCCTCGATGAAGATGCCACCATCATCTTCGACCTCGGCGATCTTCGGCCGGAGGCCCAACGAGCCCTCACACTCCTGCTGTTGAGCAATCTCTGGGACGCCGTTCAGGTGCGCCGGCGAGACGGCCAGACCGACTATGAGAAGCTCACGAACCTCATCATCGAGGAGGCGGCCCCGGTGGCGTCGACGAAGCTCGTCTCTGAGCAACTGCTTCCCCAGGGACGGTCGTTCGGGCTGAGTATGGGACTCGTGATGCAGTTCCCCGAACAGGTGCGAAATCGTAACGAGCGGGCCTACGATGAGGTGCTGAACAACATCAAGACGAAGCTCATCGGCAACATCTCGATCGAGCGCGATCTTGCTGAATCGCTCGCTCACGAGGACCTCAGCCCGACCGAACTCCGCAACCGGATCAACACGCTTCCGAGCGGCGAGTGGATCGCGCAGCTCCCGAGCCCGTCGTTCGGGGAGACTGGCCCCCCGCCGTTTTCACTGAAGCCGCTCCCGATTGCGGCAGGGCATCCAGAAAGCGACCAGCCGCTCACAGAGCCCCAAGAAGAGCATTTCGAGTCCGTGTCCCAGCCACGGATGGCCGAGCGGACACAGGCCCAGTACGGGCTGACAGAGACGACTGAGTCCAACACTGCTCCGGAAGAGACTGGCTGGGGGAGTACGGGGGCCGAGACGACGGGCTCAGCTGCCGAGGGCGACTCAGGAACGAACCCGACGCAGTCCGCGTTTATCAGCGAATCGACGGCCGAGGACGCATTGACGTCGACCACGCAGCCTGAAACGGACAGCGACCCAGATGCGGATGAAACAGCGATGAACCCCCTGTTCGGGCAGGCCACCGAGACGGACGAGAACCCAACTGGTGACCAAGCAGCGCAGCGGGAGAACGGGGCAACACCCGTCCAGGAAAGCAGCGTGCCCGTCCCCGATGACGAACTCCGACAACGCGGGCTCAGCCGTGACGACGTCCGGTTCCTGAATCGGATCCTCGACGTGATGAACCGAGAGGACGACGAGTACACGCTACTGGACAGGATGAGCCAGCTTCGGGACGAATACGACGACCTCCATATAGAGCGGCTCACAGAGCAGGGTCTCCTAGAAGCGGAATCCGCGGCGGGGCGCAAGTACTACACCGTCCTCCCCGACGGTCGAGACCTCCTCGGGAGAGAATTGAAGGCGGGACCAGGAGCGGGCGATCTCGGCGAGAAAACGCCACACAAGGTTGGCGTCCGGCTCCTCGAGCTGTGGCTCCACCAGCGGGACGATGTCGTTCGCGTGGAACCGTACTACGAAACCGATGACGGCACCGTACTGGACGTGGCCGGCTTCGACGAGGACGGCGATCCCGTCTGGGCCGGCGAAGCAGAGCTCGCAAGTAACAACCGGCACGCCCCGGTCGAGGATTACGACAAACTCAGCGCGGTAGACGGCGACGCGATCTGGGCCTTCAACAATCGCGAGACAGCGCTCGACGTCCTGGATAGCCTTGCCGACGCGGATCGGATCGACGAGCGGGTCAGCGGGCGGGCGGCACGGTCGTTCGCGACCATCAGAGACGCCGTCGACGACTTCGGTGCTGCGGGCCTGACCACCGTTCAGGGCTTCAAAAATCTCGATCAAGTACTCAACCAATGA
- a CDS encoding PadR family transcriptional regulator: MYDLTGFQRDLLYVAAGLEEPHGLAIKDELEDYYENEIHHGRLYPNLDEIVDKGLVEKGEKDRRTNVYSITARGTRELKARRDWENQYVDLK, translated from the coding sequence ATGTACGATCTGACCGGTTTCCAGCGCGATCTGCTGTACGTGGCTGCGGGACTGGAGGAGCCGCACGGGCTGGCGATCAAAGACGAACTTGAAGATTATTACGAGAACGAAATCCATCATGGACGGCTCTACCCGAATCTCGACGAGATCGTAGACAAAGGACTGGTTGAAAAAGGTGAGAAGGACCGACGGACGAACGTCTACTCGATCACGGCTCGCGGCACTCGAGAACTCAAAGCTCGTCGAGACTGGGAAAACCAATATGTTGACTTGAAGTAG
- a CDS encoding helix-turn-helix domain-containing protein yields MSRTSNRADGDIVQDFLSVADLLEEPQLAQLYAYLAREGEATVQDVMDDLELAQGTAYSYVNRLVDAGVVDVTDDEQPRRYAAREIDLTVTTAAGDREYTITPALIDAVGRRETDADIDTYIDRHSVAGLATALTYAVARERGDVTHRLMAEDLDISPLAAEMILQALRPVVHKHYDIEEAGAGLDELDIDDGDAADDA; encoded by the coding sequence GTGTCACGCACCTCAAACCGCGCCGACGGCGACATCGTCCAGGACTTCCTCTCAGTCGCTGACCTCCTCGAGGAGCCACAGCTCGCCCAGCTGTACGCGTACCTCGCTCGGGAGGGGGAGGCGACCGTCCAGGACGTGATGGACGACCTCGAACTCGCCCAGGGGACGGCCTATAGCTACGTCAACCGGCTGGTCGACGCCGGCGTCGTCGACGTCACCGACGACGAACAGCCACGCCGGTACGCTGCTCGGGAGATCGACCTAACCGTGACGACGGCCGCGGGCGACCGCGAGTACACGATCACGCCGGCGCTGATCGACGCCGTCGGCCGCCGCGAGACGGACGCCGACATCGACACCTACATCGACCGCCACAGCGTCGCCGGCCTCGCGACCGCGCTCACCTACGCCGTCGCCCGTGAACGCGGCGACGTGACCCACCGGCTGATGGCGGAGGACCTGGACATCTCGCCGCTAGCTGCGGAGATGATCTTGCAGGCGCTCCGGCCCGTCGTCCACAAACATTACGACATTGAGGAGGCTGGGGCGGGACTCGACGAGTTGGACATCGACGACGGCGACGCGGCTGACGACGCGTGA
- a CDS encoding DUF7344 domain-containing protein, translated as MHHVHIPKLEDKGVVNYDSNRNFVEPTEKLTQLESLLDQL; from the coding sequence TTGCACCACGTTCACATTCCAAAATTGGAGGATAAAGGAGTCGTCAATTATGACTCAAACCGAAATTTCGTTGAACCGACAGAGAAACTTACCCAACTGGAATCGCTCCTCGATCAACTATAA
- a CDS encoding DNA primase: MTWRQATREEIYAYYAEEFPRYLEDLPEFITATGPKQYAVAFRESHPVRKDDVPAKDFIRRDTWQTDASGDRTTPEFDDFEDVVEFIRHPARNDPLGRSEFALADPEVLEKPEPRPDAVYYALDHWERPWVLLVDIDAKEIARDRAEQLVPADVDDPDDDALLDAAGILDAAPEGYPYAFEDVDRAIEDGFEVRDIFEDDFDAEETMVVYSGQGVHVYLLDTDPAHRYDEQSREVLNDLLLETYDIPIDPVVTADRRRVARLPYSLHADVCSIVQPIESPAFDVRSATPEVIDE; the protein is encoded by the coding sequence ATGACCTGGCGACAGGCTACCCGCGAGGAGATTTACGCCTACTACGCCGAGGAGTTCCCCCGGTATCTGGAGGACCTGCCAGAATTCATCACGGCGACTGGCCCGAAACAGTACGCCGTCGCCTTCCGAGAGTCCCACCCGGTTCGCAAAGACGATGTGCCGGCCAAGGACTTCATCCGGCGAGATACATGGCAAACAGATGCGTCGGGGGACCGAACGACGCCCGAGTTCGACGACTTCGAGGATGTCGTTGAGTTCATTCGACATCCAGCTCGCAACGACCCGCTGGGGCGGAGCGAGTTCGCGCTTGCTGACCCGGAGGTACTGGAGAAACCGGAGCCACGACCTGACGCCGTCTACTATGCGCTGGATCACTGGGAACGGCCGTGGGTCCTCCTCGTCGACATCGACGCGAAAGAGATTGCCCGAGACCGGGCGGAGCAGCTGGTCCCGGCGGACGTCGACGACCCGGACGACGATGCGCTTCTCGACGCCGCGGGTATCCTCGACGCCGCTCCCGAGGGGTATCCGTACGCCTTCGAAGACGTCGACCGCGCCATCGAGGACGGATTCGAGGTGCGCGACATCTTCGAAGACGATTTCGACGCCGAGGAGACGATGGTCGTGTACAGCGGACAGGGTGTCCACGTCTACCTGCTGGATACCGACCCGGCGCACCGATACGACGAGCAGAGTCGCGAGGTGTTGAACGACCTCCTGCTAGAGACGTACGACATCCCAATCGACCCCGTCGTGACGGCCGACCGCCGGCGTGTCGCCCGCCTGCCCTATTCACTTCACGCCGACGTCTGTAGTATCGTTCAACCCATCGAGAGCCCGGCGTTCGACGTTCGGTCGGCGACACCCGAGGTGATCGACGAATGA
- a CDS encoding DNA-binding protein, translating to MSSNNASGKVVTVDEQAFEKAGEQAADEDGFPVVDETPEFEAAVEQETQAKVDTNHPDGIADTSEDRIHGVTLEQEERIQAREAELERISAQAEFGTQDGREQRTREIAAQGSKQRRREFQKRAASVDPMADPERDDPRAELSQDELATVNTEADRLATRLDGWSRAAISRRLAEAVVDGTDMTSAVVRMFEELQTAPGGTVPIDALEEVDRGTVTIEGRVKTLWENSSPAIQQVGLIADESGQTKVTIWKASDAPWIEEGEKVRIHEAATNWYEGRISVAVTGWSIIHFPERGRWWEG from the coding sequence ATGTCCAGTAACAACGCTAGCGGAAAGGTCGTTACGGTCGATGAACAGGCATTCGAGAAGGCGGGCGAGCAGGCGGCCGATGAAGACGGCTTCCCGGTCGTCGACGAGACGCCGGAGTTCGAGGCGGCAGTCGAGCAGGAGACGCAAGCAAAGGTGGATACGAACCACCCGGACGGGATCGCGGACACGAGTGAGGACCGGATTCACGGTGTCACCCTCGAACAGGAGGAGCGCATTCAGGCACGGGAAGCCGAACTCGAGCGCATCAGTGCCCAGGCCGAGTTCGGGACGCAGGACGGCCGGGAGCAGCGCACGCGCGAGATTGCCGCCCAAGGAAGCAAGCAACGCCGGCGGGAGTTCCAGAAGCGTGCCGCGAGCGTGGACCCGATGGCCGACCCCGAACGGGATGATCCTCGAGCGGAACTCTCCCAGGATGAACTGGCGACAGTGAACACGGAGGCAGACCGACTCGCGACGCGGTTGGATGGCTGGTCGCGTGCGGCGATCAGTCGACGCCTGGCCGAAGCGGTCGTCGACGGCACGGACATGACGAGTGCAGTCGTCCGGATGTTCGAAGAGTTGCAGACGGCCCCGGGGGGCACCGTGCCCATCGACGCCCTTGAGGAGGTCGATCGCGGCACGGTCACGATCGAAGGTCGTGTGAAGACCCTGTGGGAAAACTCCTCTCCCGCCATCCAGCAAGTCGGGCTGATCGCGGACGAGAGCGGGCAAACGAAGGTGACGATCTGGAAGGCATCGGACGCGCCGTGGATTGAGGAAGGCGAGAAGGTGCGCATTCACGAAGCGGCCACGAACTGGTACGAGGGCCGGATCTCGGTGGCCGTGACGGGGTGGAGCATCATCCACTTCCCGGAGCGCGGCCGCTGGTGGGAAGGATAG
- a CDS encoding primase-associated protein codes for MSPSTPTDDEDMAYRVVALPLEYGDSRINQLFTRGYNRYIVDGEDQPEDLVNDVERFGTAAFKEQVRADAAEEPFVDEPGTLAVLATLSAICVKEHPKFEHASPRNIQVLYDIRELYVNNLASLIRGHGDGALQQDIAEVLYSKEPGEDGPHPGRVCTGITEMPEFGDGLYLEIPMAAASRKCLVREDEASTGSDDGGEILTRVKDNNLYVPVGDFDSKYRDYAERAFKKLLRVQEDGLSDDQLTWLTTNESAITERIDRFLETAHHERIWRNWDRGERTIRVLRRALSDAPDDVAQTGEFHTAKELYRAVAAYDAEDDWESSVTDLISSPSSLAKTLADHESHSAVTIDRDGRVNKYRIGRAGTGAEQIEVREIEDLFELPCMANMEERLHEKKPVRKDLYNFARMVMWLPQYQDSSLDEIVADLKDVFSRWPWYDEQETEYQVRYEFSNTIDGDTPLPMNCDNDDLQRYCIGQDQCPYSIWGSLPFPDEMYEQVDE; via the coding sequence ATGAGTCCGAGTACGCCCACCGACGACGAAGACATGGCGTATCGAGTTGTGGCACTTCCGTTGGAGTACGGGGATAGCCGCATCAACCAGCTGTTTACGCGTGGCTACAATCGATACATCGTCGACGGCGAGGACCAACCCGAGGACCTCGTGAACGACGTCGAGCGGTTCGGGACAGCGGCGTTCAAAGAGCAGGTTCGCGCCGACGCCGCCGAGGAGCCGTTCGTCGACGAACCGGGGACGCTCGCCGTGCTCGCGACGTTGAGCGCGATCTGTGTGAAAGAGCACCCGAAGTTCGAGCACGCGTCGCCACGGAACATCCAGGTGCTCTACGACATCCGGGAGCTGTACGTCAACAATCTCGCTTCCCTCATCCGCGGCCACGGCGATGGGGCGCTCCAGCAGGACATCGCCGAGGTGCTGTACAGCAAGGAGCCCGGGGAGGATGGCCCACATCCTGGTCGGGTCTGTACGGGCATCACAGAGATGCCGGAGTTCGGGGATGGCCTGTACCTCGAAATCCCGATGGCAGCGGCGTCACGCAAATGTCTCGTTCGGGAGGACGAGGCGTCGACGGGGAGTGACGATGGCGGGGAGATACTGACGCGAGTGAAAGACAACAATCTGTACGTCCCGGTCGGTGATTTCGACAGCAAGTATCGGGACTATGCCGAGCGGGCGTTCAAGAAGCTCCTGCGGGTGCAAGAAGACGGCCTCTCCGACGACCAGCTGACGTGGCTGACCACGAACGAATCGGCGATCACGGAGCGGATTGATCGCTTCCTCGAGACCGCCCATCACGAGCGAATCTGGCGGAACTGGGACCGTGGGGAGCGAACAATCCGTGTCCTCCGGCGGGCCCTGAGTGACGCGCCCGACGACGTCGCGCAAACGGGCGAGTTCCACACGGCGAAGGAACTCTATCGAGCGGTTGCGGCGTACGACGCCGAGGACGACTGGGAATCCTCTGTGACGGACTTGATCTCGAGTCCGAGCAGTCTCGCGAAGACGCTAGCCGACCACGAGTCCCACTCGGCAGTCACAATCGACCGCGACGGGCGCGTCAATAAGTACCGAATCGGGCGAGCCGGAACCGGCGCCGAACAGATCGAAGTGCGCGAGATCGAGGACCTCTTCGAACTCCCCTGTATGGCGAATATGGAGGAGCGACTGCACGAGAAGAAGCCCGTCCGGAAGGACCTCTACAACTTCGCGCGGATGGTGATGTGGCTGCCGCAGTACCAGGACAGCAGTCTCGACGAGATCGTCGCGGACCTCAAGGACGTTTTCTCCCGGTGGCCGTGGTACGACGAGCAGGAGACCGAGTACCAAGTTCGCTACGAATTCTCGAACACGATCGACGGCGACACGCCGTTGCCGATGAACTGCGATAACGACGATCTGCAGCGGTATTGCATCGGCCAAGACCAGTGTCCCTACTCGATCTGGGGCAGTCTCCCGTTCCCGGATGAGATGTACGAGCAAGTGGACGAGTAG
- a CDS encoding HalOD1 output domain-containing protein — protein MGKMGTQINTDESSAEITLSTTAKWEQDTENTPVYAVVSAVSEASGLDIVELPPLYEVINPDALNALFTSRAEPAVRKVSFEYAGYDIVVRGTGAVEVRTTVNA, from the coding sequence ATGGGAAAGATGGGCACCCAGATTAATACAGATGAATCTTCAGCTGAAATTACTCTGTCGACTACTGCCAAATGGGAGCAGGATACCGAGAATACGCCTGTCTATGCGGTTGTTTCGGCGGTGTCAGAAGCGTCTGGTCTAGATATAGTTGAGTTGCCGCCACTCTATGAGGTAATCAATCCAGACGCGCTGAACGCGTTGTTCACTTCCCGAGCTGAGCCTGCTGTCAGAAAAGTCTCCTTCGAGTACGCAGGATACGACATCGTTGTACGCGGAACCGGTGCGGTTGAGGTACGGACCACAGTCAACGCCTGA
- a CDS encoding DUF7558 family protein has product MQQTLTGCVFCDAPPGTDTGEAHTWGQDERVTHPICVDCAIQTEPDSDECDHVVCDGCGLVVDTLAALTRFRVELGHLEGPLQLCARCSPGGLATYWTRELEEHLVATPAE; this is encoded by the coding sequence ATGCAGCAGACGCTCACTGGCTGCGTGTTCTGCGACGCCCCGCCCGGTACCGACACTGGCGAGGCGCACACATGGGGCCAGGACGAGCGGGTCACCCACCCGATCTGCGTCGACTGCGCGATTCAGACGGAGCCGGATTCCGACGAGTGCGATCACGTCGTCTGTGACGGCTGTGGGCTGGTCGTCGACACGCTTGCGGCACTGACGCGGTTCCGGGTCGAACTGGGGCACCTGGAAGGCCCGTTGCAGCTTTGCGCTCGCTGTAGCCCGGGTGGGCTTGCGACGTACTGGACGCGTGAACTCGAGGAGCATCTCGTCGCGACGCCGGCAGAGTGA
- a CDS encoding HalOD1 output domain-containing protein: protein MKLDSVEFTTKVIECLADADDLEPTELNYNLQDYIDPDVLIKLGKMEKGTWKITFQVSDHQVTINQDEVIYIDGIKYSEGA from the coding sequence ATGAAATTGGATAGTGTCGAGTTCACCACTAAGGTAATTGAATGCTTGGCTGATGCCGATGATTTGGAACCAACTGAGTTAAACTATAATCTTCAAGACTACATCGACCCTGATGTTTTGATAAAATTAGGAAAGATGGAAAAGGGAACGTGGAAAATAACATTCCAAGTGTCTGACCATCAAGTAACCATAAATCAAGACGAAGTTATCTATATTGATGGGATAAAATATAGTGAAGGTGCATAG